The genomic DNA CGGCAGGGCGCGACGAGCCCTCTACGCGCCCGACACTGCCCAAGGGGGCACAGGTAATCACCTATTATTACGACACCCCCAGCCTCGGTCAGGCCCGTACCGACTGCGAGCGCAATGACGGGATCTGGCAGACGCATTGAAGCTCAGGCTTGCCGCGCCCCGGGAGCCGGCATTGCCAGTTCCCGGGGCGCGTGCTGCAACAGATATCGAGCTGTCCAAGAGGCTCAGGGGGAAATCGGGTCGCTGGCCGGGAAGGTTTCATCCAAGGCATTGTCGACCTTGTTTTCATCGGGCTGAGCCGCTTCACCGCACTTGCAATCACTCATACGGCACGGCTCACCGTTGCGGTGCCCTGATGCACAGGCTTCACAGCAATAGGCTTTTTCATTCTGCATGCGGGCATTCTCGTCCACCGTGCACGAACAGTTCGCACAGGCACATCGACGCTCATTCATGGTCACTTCCTCGGCTCGTTATCAACCACTGCATCAGTCCAGGGTTCACCGTCCAGCGGAGCGGACCTTGCCAGCTCGGCTTCGTCCAGGCCAATGCCACCACCGATCTCCTGCTCATCGACCTCACGCAGGTTCTCATCCGCTGGGCCGTCGTCATCGCCCGGTTCGTAGGGGTCGCGTGCGCCGGTTTCATCCAGCAGGGTGCCGGGGCTAAGGTCATCGTCGGTGACGTTGCCTTCCTGCGCGCTGTCCGTCAGTGTCTCACCACCGGTCATGCCGCCTTCTGCGACACGCCGCGCAGGGAACTCCTTCGCCACTTCAGCCGCCGGGCGTTCGTCCCCTATGCGCCCCTCAGGGCGGTCATTGAAGTCCAGCTCGTGCACGCTGCCCATGCGGTCCTCGGTGTCATCGATTTCGCTGGGGGTATAGGGCTGGCGATCATCGGGTCGGCTCATTTGGGATCTCCGTCAGGGGTGTGTCCGGTCGACTGTGAGTGGGCCTGGAAAATTCAGAGTTTTTTCGCCCGCCAGCGTGCAATCGATTTTTTGAACTACCGCCCGGCCCGCTGCCTCCCAAATGAGAGACCGCGACCCCTGGGAGCCTTAGATGACGGCCAAGCCCCTGCAGGAATATGAGCGCAAGCGCGACTTCAATGCCACACCCGAGCCCAGTGGCAAGCGCGGCCGTGCAAAACGTAATCATGCCCTGCAGTTCTGCATTCAGAAGCACGACGCCAGCCACCTGCATTACGACTTCCGTCTGGAACTGAACGGTACGCTGAAAAGCTGGGCCATCCCCAAGGGGCCCTCCCTGGACCCCAAGGTGCGGCGCCTGGCGGTACACGTAGAGGATCACCCTCTCGACTTTTACGCCGATTTCGAAGGCAATATCCCGGAGGGTCACTATGGCGCCGGCGATGTAATCGTCTGGGATCGTGGCGTCTGGGAACCAGAGGGTGACGCAAACCAGGCCTATGCCAAGGGCAAGCTGCGCTTTCGCTTGCAAGGAGAGAAGCTGAGCGGCGTGTGGAACCTGTTCCGCACCCGTCTGGCAGGCAAGAAAGAGCAGTGGATGCTGGTCAAGTCCCACGACGCTCAGGCACGCAGCGAGGCCGACTACAGCATCGTTGAAGCGCAGCCTGACAGCGTGATCAGCGATCGCACGCTGGTGCCGCGACGCAATGCCAGCGCCAAACCGGCGCCGGCGCCCAAGCGCAAGCGGGCCGGTGCGGGCAAGAAAGCGGCCTTGCCCGGTCTACTGCAGCCGCAGCTTGCGACCCTGGTGGATTCCCCCCCCGCTGGCGACTGGCGCTATGAAGTCAAGTTCGACGGTTATCGCGTGCTTGCCCGGATTGAAGGCGACGACGTGCGGCTGTTCACCCGTAACGGCCATGACTGGAGCCACAAAATGCCACGACAGGTGGCTGCGCTTCGCGCTTTAGGTCTGGACAGCGCCTGGCTTGACGGTGAGATGGTCGTCAACGGCGACAACGGGGCGACGGACTTCCAGGCCTTACAGAATGCCTTCGACACTGCCCACGACGAGCAAATCGTCTATTACCTGTTCGACCTCCTCTTCCTGGGTGGCCAGGACCTACGCGCGCTGCCCTTGGAGGACCGGCGCAAAGCATTGGGTAAACTGCTTGAGCAGGATCAGTCCGAGGTTCTGGAGTTTTCCGCCGACTTCCAGCAACCGGTGGAGTCGCTGCTCGACAGCGCCTGCCGCCTGGAGCTCGAAGGGTTGATCGGCAAGCGCGCCGGTAGCCCGTATACAGGCCGGCGCAGTGCTGACTGGATCAAGCTCAAGTGCAAACAGCGCCAGGAGTTTGTGATCGTCGGGTTCACCGACCCCAAGGGGAGCCGCAGCGGCTTCGGTGCGCTGCTGCTCGCCCTGCATGACCCGGACACCGGTGAGCTCCGCTATGCCGGCAAGGTCGGGACCGGCTTCAGCGCCACCACGCTCGACAGCATCCATGCGCGCCTCAAACCCCTGGAAATCGGCAAACCCGCCCTGCCCCGGCCACCCACCGGGGCTGAAGCCCGAGGAGTTCATTGGCTCAAGCCAAAACTGATGGCCGAGGTTTCTTATGCGCAAATGACCCGGGACGGCGTGGTTCGCCATTCGGTTTTCCATGGGCTGCGCGACGACAAACCTGCCAGCGCCATCGACCAGGAGCGTGCCATGCCAGCCAAGACCGTGCCAAAAGCCAAGCGTGCCAAAGCGACAGAAGACCTGGGCGACCTGCGCCTGACGCATCCGGACAGGATCATCGACGCCAGCATTGGTGCGACAAAGCGGGAGATTGCCGAATACTACGCCGGCGTCAGTCAGTGGATCCTGCCGCAACTCAAAGACCGCCCGGTGGCGCTGGTACGGGCGCCGGAGGGCCTCAATGGCGAACTGTTCTTCCAGAAGAACGCCGGCCAGTTGCATATCGCCAATGTGCTCAGTTACGACAAGGCCGAAGCCGGCCAGGCGGCGATGGTCATCAACCGTCCTGACACGTTGCTCGGTGCCGTGCAGATGAACATGCTTGAACTGCACACTTGGAATGCCACCGACAAAGACTTCGACAAGCCCGACCGCTTTGTGCTCGACCTTGACCCGGACCCGGCATTGCCCTGGAAGGCCATGCTCGATGCTACTCAGCTCGCCCTCACGTTGCTCGATGAACTGGGCCTCAAAGTGTTCCTCAAGACCAGCGGTGGCAAAGGCATGCACCTGGTGGTGCCATTGACCCGCCGTGCGGGCTGGGACGAGGTTAAAGACTTCAGCCATGCCATCGTCAATTACCTGGCCAAGCTGTTCCCCGACCGGCTCAGCGCCGTGTCCGGGCCAAAGAACCGGGTCGGACGGATCTTCATCGATTACCTGCGCAACGGTAAAGGCGCGACCACCGCCTGTGCCTACTCCCTGCGCGCCCGGGAAGGCCTGCCGGTGTCGGTGCCGATCTGGCGCGAGGAACTTGGCCACCTCAAGGGCGCCAACCAGTGGCACATCGGCAACCTGCACGAACGCTTGGCCGAGGTCGATGACCCTTGGGCGGACATGAGCAAGACCCGACAGTCAATCACAGCGCGCATGCGCAAACAGATGGGGATGACATGAGCATCATTCAGGATTTTGACCTGAACACCCTCGACAGCCTGTTGCGTACGTTCAGCGAGCGCGCGCAGCCTTTGAACCTGGACACCAAGCTTTCGCAACTGATGCAGGCGCTGTTGGCGGACCATCTCGACCTGCTCCCGCTGCCGGGCCAAGGACATACCTTGCAGCGCTGGCAGACCTTGGCGCGCATTGCCGGCTGCGACCTGGCACTGGCCAAAGTGTACGAAGGCCATACCGACGCGCTGGCGATCCTGGCTGAATGCGGCGCTGCTCACCTGGTGGGGGATGCTGTATGGGGCGTGTGGGCCGCAGAGCCCCCTGAAGCGCGAGCGCGGATCATTGCCCGTGACGGCGATCAGGTGCACCTTGCCGGCAGCAAGGCCTGGTGCTCAGGTGCCTTGCAGATCGACCGTGCGCTGATCACTGCCTGGGCTGAAGGTGACCAGCCGCAACTGGTGGCGATCGAACTGGCCCACCCCACCCAAGGCTTGCAGGTCGATCACTGGCAAGCAGTGGGTATGGCCACGACCGCCAGCATTGAAATCACCTTTGAGGGTTCGCCCGGGATCGCCGTAGGCCAGCCAGGGCAGTACCTTTCGCGCCCCGGTTTCTGGCACGGCGGTGCGGGGATCGCCGCCTGCTGGTACGGCGCCGCAGAGGCGCTGGCCGATTACTTGCGTGAACGTTGCCGCAAACCACGCCCTGATCCTCATGCCCAGGCACACCTTGGGGCAGTGGATGCGGCGTTGTACGGTGCCCGTGCAGCACTACGCGAATGTGCCGCGTGGATAGATCGCCAGCCCAGCGCCGACGCCAGCTTCGAGGTGCGCCGTGTGCGTGCCCAGGTAGAGCATGCTGTAGAGCAGGTGATCCACCATGTGGGGCGTGCGTTGGGTGCAACGCCGTTCTGTCGCAGCAGCCATTTTGCACGGCTAAGCGCCGACCTCCCGGTCTTCATGCGGCAAAGCCATGCTGAACGCGACCTGGCCGAACTTGGCCAACAGCTGGCCCAGGTGCCGGCAGGAGCCTGGCAACTATGAGTGAGAACCTGATCAAGGCCAGTGAAGGCAGGCCGTGGGCCGCGTGGCAGCAGTCTGCACACCTGGCGCGGGCGAGCTGGATCACGCCGGACCAGTTGCTACCCGCAGGCCGGCGCTTGGTATTGCTGGCTCCGCACCCCGATGACGAAATCCTCATGGCCGGCGGACTGTTGGCAGGGCTGCACGGCCGCGAGCAGGACGTGCTGCTGATTTCCGCCACCGATGGTGAAGGGAGCCACCCTGAATCCGCGACCTGGACCGAACACCGCCTGCGCCGCCAACGGCCTCTTGAAAGCAGGCACGCCTTGCAACAGTTGGACCTGGACCTCAACCGGCTGGACTGGCGGCGCCTGCACCTTAAAGACGGTGCGCTGCCGCGAGACGAAGCGTTTCTGGTCAATCACCTTAACCAACTGCTCAAGCCCGATGATGTGCTGATGACAACCTGGCGCGGCGACGGCCACTGCGACCATGAAGCGCTTGGCCGGGCGGCAGCGCAAGCCGCACTGGCGCGCCAGGTGCAACTGGTGGAGGTGCCCGTGTGGGCCTGGCATTGGGCACAGCCTGACGACCCCCGCCTACCCTGGTCGCGGGCGCATCGCATTGAGTTGGATGAAACACGGGTTGCGCGTAAGCGTCGGGCCTTGGCGGCGCATCACAGCCAGCTGGAGCCCGACCAGGGGCGCGCGCCGGTATTGCCTGCCACCCTGCTCGATTGCCTGCTGCAACCCTTCGAACTGGTGTTCCTGTAAAGGAGTTGTCATGAGTATCGATGCGCAATATTTCGCCGACCTGTATGCCAACAATGACGACCCTTGGGCGTTTCGTACCCGTTGGTACGAGCGCCGCAAACGCGACCTGCTGATGGCCAGCCTGCCGCGCCAGTGCTACCAGCGGGTGTTCGAACCCGCCTGCGCCAATGGCGAGCTGAGCGCCTCGCTGGCGGAGCGCTGTGCCGAACTGCTGTGCCAAGACCTTGATCCTACGGCAGTGGCGTTGGCTCGCCAGCGCCTGGCGGGCTTGCCCAATGCTTCGGTCGTCACTGGCCGCTTACCAGCGGACTGGCCTGGCGGCAGCTTCGACCTGATCGTGCTCAGCGAAGTGGGTTACTACCTGAACGCTACCGACTGGTTGCAGGTGATCGAGCAGTCGGTTGCGAGCCTCACTTATGACGGTGGCCTGTTGGCCTGTCACTGGCGCCATCCGATCGCAGGCTGCCCACAGGATGGGCGTGAAGTGCATCAGTTGCTGGCCAAACACGTGCCGTTGTACCCGGTATTTCGCCACGAAGAGGCGGACTTCCTGCTGGAGTACTGGTCAGCCGAGCCTAGCGTGGTCGACCTGGACGAGATATGCCCATGATTGCTGTCGTCATTCCCGCCCATAACGAAGCCCGACGGCTGGGGCGCTGCCTCAAGGCCATGGCGGCGGCGGTTGCCTTGGCCAGGCAGGCAGGCCAGCAGGTCGAGGTGCTGGTGGTGCTGGACCGCTGCCGTGATGCCAGTGCCGCTGTGGCCAAGCGCTTCGGGGTACACACGCTGGCAGTGGAGGCTGGCAGCGTTGGCATGGCCCGCCGGCTTGGCGCTGCGCTGATGCTGGACCGCGGCGCCCGCTGGCTGGCCTGTACCGATGCCGATAGCCAAGTGCCCTCGCACTGGCTGCTTTGGCAACTGGCCTGCACTGCCGAGGTAGTCTGTGGCACGGTGCACATCGAGCACTGGCAGCCCTGGCAACGCGCTGCGCTACGCAAGCTGTACCGCAGCGGTTATCAGGCATGTGAGGGCCATCGGCATATTCATGGTGCAAACCTTGGTGTCTGTGCCCGCGCTTATGAGCGTGTGGGGGGCTTTCAACCGCTGGCGGCGCATGAGGACGTGCAGCTGGTACGCGACCTGGAGGCTAGCGGCGCACAGATCGTATGGACGGCCAAGCACAGTGTGGCGACCAGCAGCAGAGGCGACAGCCGGGCTCGGGAAGGGTTTGGGGATTTTCTGGGGGGGCTGCAGGTTCGTTTGGACGGGTGATCAGCCTGTCGCAGGGTGGTTAGTGTTCTTGAGAACGGGCGCAGCGTGAGCGGCGCTCGGTCTCAAGGCAGGCGCCCGCCCCACGCAATCATGAGGCCTTGCGAGTACGCTTGGCAGGCTTCTTTTCGGCAGGTGCTTTTTTCGCAGCTTTACCGCCCAGGCTGCGCTTGAGCAGTTCGGTGAGGTCGATGATATCGGCGCTTTTCTCCGCTTCGCCCCCTTCGCCCTTGTCCACCACGCTGATCTTGCCTTTGCTGGCCTTTTCTTCCACCAGGTCCATGATGGTCTGGCGGAACGCATCATGGTACTCATCAGGGGCCCACGAGCCGCTCATGTCTTCGACCAACCGCTTGGCCATGTCCAGTTCGCGCTTGTCGACCTTGGTGTCGGTCACGCTTTTTTCCAGCTCAAGCGTCTCCAGGCCGCGCACCTCTTCGGGCCAACGCAAGGTGATCATCACCAACGCGTCGTCCAGCGGCCGCAACAATGCAAGGTGCTGGCGTGTATGCAGCACCACCGTGGCCAGCGCCACCTTGCCAGTGCTCTCCAGTGTTTCACGCAGCAACGCATAGACTTTGCCGCCGCGACGATCCGGGCTCAGGTAATACGGTGTATCGAAGTGCTGCAAGGGGATCTCGCTGGCAGCCACGAATGAGAAGATATCGATGGTCTGGGTCGCTTCCGGGCGGGCCTTGCGGATCTCTTCCTCGCTGATCACCACATAACGACCTTTCTCGTGCTCCACACCTTTGACGATGTTGTCTTTGTCGATTTCCTTGCCGGTCACCTTGTTGATCCGTTTATAACCCACCGGCTCCATGCTGCGCTTGTCCAGCCAGTCGAAATCGACGCGCTCGGTGCGCACTGCCGTGTTGAGCGAGACGGGGATATGCACCAGGCCGAAACTGATCGCGCCTTTCCAGATTGCCCTAGCCATGGCGTGCCTCCGAAGGTTGCAGGGAATGGCCCGGCTGGCAGTAACGCAGGGCGCCACAGCGTTCGCAAAGCTGGCATTGCAGCCCAGGCACTTCGGGTTGGGTCATGGCGCGCCAGTGGCAGCCCCGCAGCAGACAGACAATGGTCATCAGCCACCTCCTTGGCCCGGAAATGTCGGGCGCTTACCTGAAATGACTGCACGGCGCGCTGAAGGTTTAGCCCAAATGCCCTACGGCTGTCGAAACTACAGTGGCTTGATCGTCATGGCTGATCAGGGTTCGATGGCGAAAAGCACGCGCTTGAACGCCTCGGCGGCCAGATGTACCTGCACAGACCAGTCCTGGGCCGCATCGCTGCCGGCATCATCGGAGATGTATTTCAGGCACACGAACGGAATGCCTTCATTACGGGCGATCAACGCCAAAACGTACGCTTCCATGTCGACGATGTCGTATGGAGCATCGCCGTGGCTGACCTCAAAGCTGTCACCGCTGCCGCAGGTGCCCAGCGGCAGCCCTTCTATCGGCTGGCCATGCTCGAGCAGCACCGGAACGTCCGACAGCGGCGTCTCGTAGCGGGCGAAGCCCAGCGCAGTAACGTCCATGTCGCGCTGCACGAAGTGCGTGCAGCACACCACCTCCCCCTTGCCGTATCGCTGGCTGCCTGCCGAACCGAGGTTAACGATCAGTTTGGGGCGCTGGCGCTGAACCGCCTTGGTCAGGGCGATGGCAGCATTGACTTTGCCGATGCCGGTGAAAACCGTATTGAGATCAGCGAACACAGTACCGGCTTCAGCCTCGAGGGCGAATACGAACAGGGTGTCGGCCAGCGTAATGTCGGGGAATTGCTGGGTCAGCATCATGGCGCAGGGCGTTCCAAATGGCTTGCTAAGGGCGCTGCCATTGTCGGTGAACGCTAACTGATTGCAAGCCCCATCGGGGTGGCAAGCTGCAATAGCGCGTCATGCACTGCGGTTGACCGTCAGCGCTACTGCAGCAATACGCTCGACCTGCTCATAACCTGGCTGCAGCAATTGTTCACCAAATACGTCCGGGTCGACCTCACGGTACACCCAGGCCCATTCAGGCCCCGCCAGGCGCAGGCGAATGGCTTCGAGCAAAGGATCACGACCTTCGACGATCGCCACGCCTGTGTATAACAACAGTGATCCGCCGGGGCTCAGACGCTCGCGCGCCTGTTCGATGATGCGCAACGACAGATCGGCGCCCAGCGTACCGCCGCCATGTCGATACGTGCGCTGGCCGTCATCAAGCATGTAGGGTGGATTGGCTACGATGAGGTCGAAATTGCCACTGATCCCCGCCAGCAGGTCACTGTGTGCAATGGACACATTGCTCACCCCCGCCAGCGCAGCGTTGATCGCGGTATAGCGCAGTGCCACAGGGTTGATATCGACGGCGCAGACCTGGGCATGTTGCGCTGCGCGGGCGACCAGCAAGGCACCGACGCCGCTGCCGCAACCAATGTCCACAGCGCGCTCGATCCGTACCGGGCTGCGCTGTAGATGGTCATGGATGACCTGGGCGAAGCGATAGCTGTCGGGGCCGAAGAACACCGCATCAGCCGCCTCGGTCGGGTA from Pseudomonas putida includes the following:
- a CDS encoding Ku protein, whose protein sequence is MARAIWKGAISFGLVHIPVSLNTAVRTERVDFDWLDKRSMEPVGYKRINKVTGKEIDKDNIVKGVEHEKGRYVVISEEEIRKARPEATQTIDIFSFVAASEIPLQHFDTPYYLSPDRRGGKVYALLRETLESTGKVALATVVLHTRQHLALLRPLDDALVMITLRWPEEVRGLETLELEKSVTDTKVDKRELDMAKRLVEDMSGSWAPDEYHDAFRQTIMDLVEEKASKGKISVVDKGEGGEAEKSADIIDLTELLKRSLGGKAAKKAPAEKKPAKRTRKAS
- a CDS encoding nucleosidase, which gives rise to MMLTQQFPDITLADTLFVFALEAEAGTVFADLNTVFTGIGKVNAAIALTKAVQRQRPKLIVNLGSAGSQRYGKGEVVCCTHFVQRDMDVTALGFARYETPLSDVPVLLEHGQPIEGLPLGTCGSGDSFEVSHGDAPYDIVDMEAYVLALIARNEGIPFVCLKYISDDAGSDAAQDWSVQVHLAAEAFKRVLFAIEP
- a CDS encoding PIG-L deacetylase family protein, which encodes MSENLIKASEGRPWAAWQQSAHLARASWITPDQLLPAGRRLVLLAPHPDDEILMAGGLLAGLHGREQDVLLISATDGEGSHPESATWTEHRLRRQRPLESRHALQQLDLDLNRLDWRRLHLKDGALPRDEAFLVNHLNQLLKPDDVLMTTWRGDGHCDHEALGRAAAQAALARQVQLVEVPVWAWHWAQPDDPRLPWSRAHRIELDETRVARKRRALAAHHSQLEPDQGRAPVLPATLLDCLLQPFELVFL
- a CDS encoding PSPA7_2676 family Cys-rich small protein, with the translated sequence MTIVCLLRGCHWRAMTQPEVPGLQCQLCERCGALRYCQPGHSLQPSEARHG
- a CDS encoding class I SAM-dependent methyltransferase: MSIDAQYFADLYANNDDPWAFRTRWYERRKRDLLMASLPRQCYQRVFEPACANGELSASLAERCAELLCQDLDPTAVALARQRLAGLPNASVVTGRLPADWPGGSFDLIVLSEVGYYLNATDWLQVIEQSVASLTYDGGLLACHWRHPIAGCPQDGREVHQLLAKHVPLYPVFRHEEADFLLEYWSAEPSVVDLDEICP
- the ligD gene encoding DNA ligase D, translating into MTAKPLQEYERKRDFNATPEPSGKRGRAKRNHALQFCIQKHDASHLHYDFRLELNGTLKSWAIPKGPSLDPKVRRLAVHVEDHPLDFYADFEGNIPEGHYGAGDVIVWDRGVWEPEGDANQAYAKGKLRFRLQGEKLSGVWNLFRTRLAGKKEQWMLVKSHDAQARSEADYSIVEAQPDSVISDRTLVPRRNASAKPAPAPKRKRAGAGKKAALPGLLQPQLATLVDSPPAGDWRYEVKFDGYRVLARIEGDDVRLFTRNGHDWSHKMPRQVAALRALGLDSAWLDGEMVVNGDNGATDFQALQNAFDTAHDEQIVYYLFDLLFLGGQDLRALPLEDRRKALGKLLEQDQSEVLEFSADFQQPVESLLDSACRLELEGLIGKRAGSPYTGRRSADWIKLKCKQRQEFVIVGFTDPKGSRSGFGALLLALHDPDTGELRYAGKVGTGFSATTLDSIHARLKPLEIGKPALPRPPTGAEARGVHWLKPKLMAEVSYAQMTRDGVVRHSVFHGLRDDKPASAIDQERAMPAKTVPKAKRAKATEDLGDLRLTHPDRIIDASIGATKREIAEYYAGVSQWILPQLKDRPVALVRAPEGLNGELFFQKNAGQLHIANVLSYDKAEAGQAAMVINRPDTLLGAVQMNMLELHTWNATDKDFDKPDRFVLDLDPDPALPWKAMLDATQLALTLLDELGLKVFLKTSGGKGMHLVVPLTRRAGWDEVKDFSHAIVNYLAKLFPDRLSAVSGPKNRVGRIFIDYLRNGKGATTACAYSLRAREGLPVSVPIWREELGHLKGANQWHIGNLHERLAEVDDPWADMSKTRQSITARMRKQMGMT
- a CDS encoding glycosyltransferase, with the translated sequence MIAVVIPAHNEARRLGRCLKAMAAAVALARQAGQQVEVLVVLDRCRDASAAVAKRFGVHTLAVEAGSVGMARRLGAALMLDRGARWLACTDADSQVPSHWLLWQLACTAEVVCGTVHIEHWQPWQRAALRKLYRSGYQACEGHRHIHGANLGVCARAYERVGGFQPLAAHEDVQLVRDLEASGAQIVWTAKHSVATSSRGDSRAREGFGDFLGGLQVRLDG
- a CDS encoding methyltransferase yields the protein MILNPQRAQADEALLQLGRGLRADGYQFTCVTPATHAHNNARRGAERAGNLRDVFGWSRPFPASLISADELDQLSTAQVLYEDGALLRSRVRWSSLDDLLLVHSAYPTEAADAVFFGPDSYRFAQVIHDHLQRSPVRIERAVDIGCGSGVGALLVARAAQHAQVCAVDINPVALRYTAINAALAGVSNVSIAHSDLLAGISGNFDLIVANPPYMLDDGQRTYRHGGGTLGADLSLRIIEQARERLSPGGSLLLYTGVAIVEGRDPLLEAIRLRLAGPEWAWVYREVDPDVFGEQLLQPGYEQVERIAAVALTVNRSA
- a CDS encoding acyl-CoA dehydrogenase family protein, yielding MSIIQDFDLNTLDSLLRTFSERAQPLNLDTKLSQLMQALLADHLDLLPLPGQGHTLQRWQTLARIAGCDLALAKVYEGHTDALAILAECGAAHLVGDAVWGVWAAEPPEARARIIARDGDQVHLAGSKAWCSGALQIDRALITAWAEGDQPQLVAIELAHPTQGLQVDHWQAVGMATTASIEITFEGSPGIAVGQPGQYLSRPGFWHGGAGIAACWYGAAEALADYLRERCRKPRPDPHAQAHLGAVDAALYGARAALRECAAWIDRQPSADASFEVRRVRAQVEHAVEQVIHHVGRALGATPFCRSSHFARLSADLPVFMRQSHAERDLAELGQQLAQVPAGAWQL
- a CDS encoding metallothionein: MNERRCACANCSCTVDENARMQNEKAYCCEACASGHRNGEPCRMSDCKCGEAAQPDENKVDNALDETFPASDPISP